The genomic window CATCTACTTGTTTCTCAATCTCATCTTTAACTACCACTGGAGGCACCACTGGAGGATCATAAGATAGCTCTTTTCTTCTGTTATTTATTAGCTCAGTAATAACTTCAACCATCTTTCTCAAAGCTCTGATTTCCTCTCCTCTTCTCAATCTATGGCTTCTTCTTCCAAGATTTCCTACATATGGGTATGGAATATCAATCTTCTCTGGCCCTCCTGTAACAACTACAGGAATCTCAACATCAAAGAGATGAACTTTATCTTTAATACAAGCTTCAAAATTACCCATAACATAAACTGCTAAGTCATGCTCTTCTATTAAATCCTTCTCAATTTCTCTAATTTGAGCAATATCTTTTCCTACACCTCTTGCTAACCCTATCATATTTGATTTTGCTCCAAATCTTCTTAAATATTCAGCTACATCACATGCAATGTGTGGTAGATGATGTCTTGATAAACTTGGAGCCACAACTGCAATCTCTGTTCCTGCTAATGGAGTTTCAATAATCTTACCCTTATATTTTTTAGCCTCTTCTTTTAATCTTTCAAGTTCATTGTAAGGGATGGCTAATGTCATATAAACATCTAATTGCATGACATGCTCTTGCAATATAAAACCACCAATATCTTCTATCCATTCTTTAAATACATTGTTTTTATAAACTCCTCCTTCATATCTTACAATCTCATACATAATGTAATCACCAATATAATTTATAATTATAATAAAACCTATTTCCTTTATATCTTTTGGTGATTATTATGGGCAAGTGTAGGCATAATGGAGAAGTTAGTATTTTTGGAGTAAGACCTGCAAGTTTTCCTTATTTTCCATTTCATTTAAAAGATAAAATTGGAGGGTTTGTAATATTAGATGAGTTATGGTTGATAAGGTGGTGTGAAATTATAGAATATCCGATGAGAATTCCAACCTTATATGTGCCAATTGAGGATTATAGCATTCCAACTGTTGAGGATATGGATTTGATTGTTGATTTTATAAAATATCATGTTTCTAGAGGTAAAGAAGTTGTTGTTTCTTGTATTGGTGGGCATGGAAGGACTGGAACTGTTTTAGCAATTTGGTGTGGATTAAATGGGGTTGAGAATCCAATAGAGTATGTTAGAGAGCGTTATTGTAAATGTGCTGTTGAAACAAAAGAACAAGAAGAGTTTGTAAAATATTATTTAAGTATAAGGATTGATTAATTTCTGTATAATTTTCTTAATTATATATTTTTAATTATTAGTTAGGTTATAGATGAGAAAACTTTAATAATAATATAGATCGTATAAAAAAACTTGCAAAAAGAGAATCTGTTAAAAGTTTTAAGTAAATTTAAGGAAAA from Methanocaldococcus villosus KIN24-T80 includes these protein-coding regions:
- a CDS encoding methanogenesis marker 7 protein; the protein is MYEIVRYEGGVYKNNVFKEWIEDIGGFILQEHVMQLDVYMTLAIPYNELERLKEEAKKYKGKIIETPLAGTEIAVVAPSLSRHHLPHIACDVAEYLRRFGAKSNMIGLARGVGKDIAQIREIEKDLIEEHDLAVYVMGNFEACIKDKVHLFDVEIPVVVTGGPEKIDIPYPYVGNLGRRSHRLRRGEEIRALRKMVEVITELINNRRKELSYDPPVVPPVVVKDEIEKQVDEVARVLSPLPIVTQLDGLRVKLDYDKYVNKIKEVKIGEYRLDEIANIKRSVMKNYILIKLKPKSEVEFEREMHGA
- a CDS encoding protein-tyrosine phosphatase family protein, yielding MGKCRHNGEVSIFGVRPASFPYFPFHLKDKIGGFVILDELWLIRWCEIIEYPMRIPTLYVPIEDYSIPTVEDMDLIVDFIKYHVSRGKEVVVSCIGGHGRTGTVLAIWCGLNGVENPIEYVRERYCKCAVETKEQEEFVKYYLSIRID